From a single Crateriforma spongiae genomic region:
- a CDS encoding ATP-grasp domain-containing protein, translating into MRVFVAEFICGGGFLHTSVDGIPESLRREGAAMLSALVEDTTGVADVVTPVDTRLNPSLVDVDHLSIRPVDPAGGPIWAQWIESATGCDHAIIVAPESNGHLAQGIAMLRAAGIDCVAGSGDFLRVASDKILTAKTLHTAGVKHPLFMAEGERRHRRSLSKCDRFILKPRDGCGTQMIAKFDDLDTAISQMTPQDILQEFRPGRPVSIALIADDAGLKFLPAAAQFFDVETCIYSGGRGPLCDDDQRRAMALASRAIEAMPPRARGYIGIDLILGDRPGDDCVIEINPRLTTSYVGLRRMTSCNLAAQILGIETQAICCDVGVDDVSWTSEGDIAVATEIPLSDAGRP; encoded by the coding sequence ATGCGAGTTTTTGTAGCAGAATTCATTTGCGGTGGCGGATTTCTGCATACTTCGGTCGATGGGATTCCCGAAAGCCTGCGTCGTGAAGGCGCCGCAATGCTGTCGGCTTTGGTCGAAGACACGACTGGCGTCGCCGATGTGGTGACGCCCGTCGATACGCGTTTGAATCCGTCGCTGGTGGATGTCGATCACCTTTCGATCCGTCCCGTTGATCCTGCGGGCGGTCCGATCTGGGCCCAATGGATTGAATCGGCCACCGGTTGCGATCACGCCATCATCGTGGCACCGGAAAGCAACGGGCACCTGGCCCAGGGCATCGCCATGCTGCGGGCTGCTGGGATCGATTGTGTTGCCGGCAGCGGCGACTTTCTGCGAGTGGCCAGCGACAAGATTCTGACCGCAAAAACGCTGCACACCGCCGGGGTGAAGCATCCGCTGTTCATGGCCGAAGGCGAACGGCGACACCGACGTTCGTTGTCCAAGTGCGATCGATTTATCTTGAAGCCTCGTGACGGTTGCGGCACGCAAATGATCGCCAAGTTCGATGACTTGGACACGGCCATCAGCCAGATGACGCCCCAAGACATCCTGCAAGAATTCCGGCCGGGACGTCCCGTTTCGATTGCGTTGATCGCCGATGACGCGGGACTGAAATTTTTACCGGCGGCCGCACAATTCTTTGATGTCGAAACGTGCATTTATTCCGGTGGTCGCGGGCCGTTGTGTGATGACGACCAACGGCGTGCGATGGCTCTGGCATCACGTGCGATCGAAGCCATGCCGCCACGGGCGCGTGGATACATTGGGATCGATTTGATTTTGGGGGATCGTCCCGGTGACGATTGCGTGATCGAAATCAACCCGCGTCTGACGACTTCTTACGTGGGGCTGCGTCGCATGACGTCATGCAACTTGGCGGCACAAATCCTGGGCATCGAAACCCAAGCGATCTGTTGTGATGTCGGTGTGGATGACGTGTCTTGGACCAGCGAAGGTGATATCGCGGTGGCGACGGAAATCCCGTTGTCCGATGCCGGCCGGCCATGA
- a CDS encoding TlpA family protein disulfide reductase — MPIGPVDQAQHACSIERLSNPRLSLGLRWIVCLGLAVVLAGPVPGVACADDAAADEETATETEEQEEQAFVVPEGSPDELFDFIQDVMSKRGRDRDSMFRSARAVVDAAQKIVDHEDADEDTVMQALNIQWPALSFLANYQADARQQLADLLERHSKSDLPRVRQFIELQQLKSEISGARTASAEEQQALIDRVMGIIETDGIDRSSYSLASSLARNIGYSDHPELGAEMYERLAKVLSESDDPQFQQLADKAMGSARRMRLPGNAIEVKGTTADGTEFDWDQYRGKVVLVDFWASWCGPCKSEIPNMKRALQAYPDDFTIIGINMDSSIAAMEKCIEQFEIDWVNLVGDEENGMGWDHPMATYYGITGIPTAILVDREGKVVSLAARGIRLNNHLEELIGPPADIEPDDGGSPVDAEGDAAPQEDGESAE, encoded by the coding sequence ATGCCCATTGGACCAGTCGATCAAGCACAGCACGCTTGTTCGATCGAACGCCTTTCGAATCCGCGTCTTTCGCTTGGCCTGCGTTGGATCGTCTGCTTGGGTCTGGCCGTTGTCCTGGCTGGCCCGGTTCCCGGCGTCGCTTGCGCCGACGATGCTGCGGCCGATGAAGAAACGGCGACCGAAACCGAAGAACAAGAAGAACAGGCGTTTGTGGTACCAGAGGGTTCCCCTGACGAACTGTTCGATTTCATCCAGGATGTGATGTCCAAACGTGGTCGCGACCGAGATTCCATGTTCCGTTCGGCTCGGGCGGTGGTCGACGCTGCACAAAAGATCGTCGATCACGAAGACGCCGATGAGGACACCGTCATGCAGGCGCTGAACATCCAGTGGCCCGCTTTGTCGTTCCTGGCAAACTATCAAGCGGACGCCCGCCAGCAGCTTGCCGATTTGCTGGAACGGCATTCCAAGAGTGACCTGCCGCGTGTCCGCCAGTTCATCGAACTGCAACAGCTGAAATCGGAGATCAGTGGCGCGCGAACCGCATCGGCGGAAGAACAACAAGCCTTGATCGACCGCGTGATGGGGATCATCGAAACCGACGGGATCGACCGATCGTCTTATTCACTTGCATCCAGCCTGGCCCGCAACATTGGCTACTCCGATCATCCCGAACTGGGTGCCGAGATGTACGAACGCTTAGCCAAAGTCTTGTCCGAATCGGATGATCCGCAATTCCAACAGTTGGCCGACAAAGCCATGGGGTCCGCCAGACGAATGCGCTTGCCCGGCAATGCGATCGAAGTCAAAGGAACCACGGCCGACGGCACCGAATTTGATTGGGACCAATACCGCGGTAAAGTCGTCTTGGTGGACTTCTGGGCGTCGTGGTGCGGCCCTTGTAAAAGTGAAATCCCCAACATGAAGCGTGCCCTGCAGGCCTATCCCGATGACTTCACCATCATCGGGATCAACATGGACAGCAGCATCGCCGCGATGGAAAAATGCATCGAACAGTTTGAAATCGACTGGGTCAATCTGGTCGGTGACGAAGAAAACGGCATGGGCTGGGACCACCCCATGGCAACGTATTACGGCATCACGGGTATTCCCACCGCGATTCTGGTCGATCGCGAAGGCAAGGTCGTTTCACTCGCCGCACGTGGCATTCGATTGAATAATCACCTGGAAGAACTGATCGGACCTCCCGCCGATATCGAACCCGACGACGGTGGCAGCCCCGTGGATGCCGAAGGCGATGCCGCCCCGCAGGAAGACGGTGAATCCGCCGAGTGA
- a CDS encoding metal-sulfur cluster assembly factor, translated as MALAEDKVREALKEVIDPELYVNIVDLGLVYLVDIGEPNDEGKHDVTVEMTMTSPMCPAGPQLVAGCKNAAESLDEVQTCEVKVVMDPPWSPDKMTDEARDHLGIF; from the coding sequence ATGGCGCTGGCCGAAGACAAGGTTCGCGAAGCGTTGAAAGAAGTCATCGACCCCGAACTGTATGTCAACATTGTTGATTTGGGATTGGTGTATCTGGTCGACATTGGTGAACCCAACGACGAAGGCAAACACGATGTCACGGTCGAAATGACGATGACCAGTCCGATGTGCCCGGCCGGCCCGCAGTTGGTCGCCGGATGCAAAAATGCCGCCGAAAGCCTGGATGAAGTCCAGACCTGCGAAGTCAAGGTTGTCATGGACCCCCCGTGGTCACCTGATAAGATGACGGACGAAGCCAGAGATCATTTGGGCATTTTCTGA
- a CDS encoding hydantoinase/oxoprolinase family protein: protein MKRSAAKRPGQRIGLDIGGANLKAATDAGDAADVFFPLWKQPDRLAAAVAKILQGFYVDAPADCTIGVTMTGELADCYVDRAVGVAHITDSVVQAAERIGVNRQRVHFYCVDGRFVDSQLVKQRVDQAAASNWHALASYVAAKVCSDGWLIDIGSTTCDLLPLRNGLVATDSHTDFDRLCKGQLAYLGCRRTPVQSIVCSLLMPQALQTGVATVSNDAMHCDGDLIDVPVMREQFATLDDVGLLLGHVPEDQEDCDTADGCPRTISSAINRIARMVGLDRRSVDLGLAQFMARQVKQAASDRIRDAASRAVSDQDSRGDSATNGTTLVISGHGDWLLPDDLDVVLRGDGHVGDRLSLIRLAEHWGPAISRVAPAYAVARLMPVDDHCEPS, encoded by the coding sequence ATGAAGCGGTCGGCTGCGAAGCGACCCGGGCAGCGAATCGGGTTGGACATCGGCGGTGCGAATCTAAAGGCCGCAACCGATGCCGGTGATGCCGCAGACGTGTTTTTTCCGCTTTGGAAGCAACCGGATCGGTTGGCAGCCGCCGTCGCCAAAATCTTGCAGGGCTTCTATGTGGATGCACCCGCCGATTGCACCATCGGGGTGACGATGACCGGTGAGTTGGCCGATTGCTACGTCGATCGTGCCGTCGGTGTCGCTCATATCACCGACTCGGTGGTCCAAGCGGCGGAACGCATCGGCGTCAATCGTCAGCGCGTCCATTTTTACTGTGTCGATGGTCGCTTCGTCGATTCGCAGTTGGTCAAGCAGCGTGTCGATCAAGCCGCGGCGTCCAACTGGCATGCGTTGGCCAGTTACGTGGCGGCGAAGGTTTGTTCCGACGGCTGGCTGATCGATATTGGTTCGACCACTTGCGATTTGCTTCCGCTTCGAAACGGCCTCGTCGCAACCGATTCGCACACCGACTTCGACCGTCTCTGCAAAGGTCAGTTGGCTTACTTAGGCTGTCGACGGACTCCGGTGCAATCGATTGTTTGTAGCTTGCTGATGCCACAGGCTTTGCAAACCGGAGTTGCCACGGTCTCCAATGATGCCATGCACTGCGATGGTGACTTGATCGACGTCCCGGTGATGCGAGAGCAGTTTGCGACGCTGGATGACGTCGGATTATTGTTGGGTCATGTGCCCGAAGACCAGGAAGATTGCGATACCGCCGACGGATGTCCGCGAACGATTTCATCCGCGATCAACCGGATCGCTCGGATGGTCGGTTTGGACCGGCGAAGCGTGGACTTGGGATTGGCCCAATTCATGGCGAGACAGGTGAAACAGGCCGCATCCGATCGGATTCGCGATGCCGCGTCACGTGCGGTGTCCGACCAGGATTCCCGCGGGGACTCCGCGACGAACGGCACGACACTGGTGATCAGCGGGCATGGTGATTGGCTGTTGCCCGATGATCTGGACGTCGTGCTAAGGGGCGATGGTCATGTCGGCGATCGGTTGTCACTGATCCGATTGGCTGAGCACTGGGGACCGGCGATCAGCCGCGTTGCGCCGGCCTATGCCGTCGCCAGACTGATGCCGGTCGACGATCACTGCGAACCTTCGTGA